One Methanococcus aeolicus Nankai-3 DNA segment encodes these proteins:
- a CDS encoding ATP-grasp domain-containing protein translates to MLCHKRTPENEMIYEKLKNNNYAVSFLDPLEMISGLNNNYNNYNIILSRVERDYLKEGIYALKYLETIPNIKIINNSDSIETCQNKYLTYLKLKEVMPKSFLTYANDFKNVENELKANNFNFPVVVKPIYGGYGNGVLKVNNLGELNNIFELLKNNGNELFVQELLDFKHDIRAFVINNKIICAMERIPSNNDWRANYSRGAKIKEFKLNKDTEKLILNSVKKIGANIVGVDVLIDKNNKPYILEMNITPQFRGIMNFADVPGEILKYLADILNKK, encoded by the coding sequence ATACTTTGCCACAAAAGAACACCAGAAAACGAAATGATTTATGAAAAATTAAAAAACAATAATTATGCAGTATCATTTTTAGACCCATTGGAAATGATTTCTGGATTAAATAATAATTATAATAATTATAATATAATTTTATCACGGGTAGAAAGAGATTATTTAAAAGAGGGAATTTATGCCTTAAAATATCTTGAAACGATACCAAATATTAAAATTATTAATAATTCTGATAGTATAGAAACATGTCAAAATAAATATTTAACTTATTTAAAATTAAAAGAAGTAATGCCCAAATCATTTTTAACATATGCCAACGACTTTAAAAATGTTGAAAACGAACTGAAAGCAAATAATTTTAATTTTCCTGTGGTTGTAAAGCCAATATATGGCGGTTATGGAAATGGTGTTTTAAAAGTTAATAATTTAGGGGAATTAAATAATATATTTGAATTGCTAAAAAATAATGGTAATGAATTATTTGTGCAGGAGCTCCTTGATTTTAAACATGACATAAGGGCTTTTGTAATAAATAATAAAATAATTTGTGCAATGGAAAGAATACCTTCAAATAATGATTGGAGGGCAAATTATTCTCGAGGAGCTAAAATTAAAGAATTTAAATTAAATAAAGATACTGAAAAATTAATTTTAAATTCTGTAAAAAAAATAGGGGCCAATATCGTTGGCGTAGATGTATTAATTGATAAAAATAATAAACCTTATATTTTGGAAATGAATATCACGCCACAATTTAGGGGAATTATGAATTTTGCAGATGTTCCAGGGGAGATTTTAAAATATTTGGCTGATATTTTGAATAAAAAATAA
- the hisG gene encoding ATP phosphoribosyltransferase yields MILLALPNKGRISEPINKILDKAGLKISARGRSLFAKTVDEEIEVMFARARDIPEFVADGVADVGITGYDLICERDTENSVEFLLDFNFGKANLVIASPEDSDINSINDLKNGMKIATEFPHITKKYLESKNLDLEIIELSGATEIAPFIGVADLISDLTSTGTTLKLNRLKQIDTIVKSTTRLIANKKSMVDENKRLKINQITSGIKSVLYAQTKRLIMMNAPKDKVNEIKQIIPGMSGPTISEVLSNDKVVAVNVVVDEKQVFKIVSELELIGAKDILVLPIERIL; encoded by the coding sequence TTGATTTTATTAGCACTACCAAATAAAGGAAGAATTTCCGAACCAATTAATAAAATATTGGACAAAGCAGGCTTAAAAATATCAGCACGGGGGCGAAGCTTATTTGCAAAAACTGTTGATGAGGAAATAGAAGTAATGTTTGCAAGGGCTAGAGACATTCCAGAATTTGTTGCAGACGGTGTTGCAGATGTTGGAATTACTGGCTATGATTTAATCTGTGAAAGAGATACAGAAAACTCAGTGGAATTTTTATTAGATTTCAATTTTGGAAAGGCTAATTTAGTAATAGCATCTCCCGAAGATTCAGATATTAATTCAATCAATGATTTAAAAAATGGCATGAAAATAGCCACAGAATTTCCCCATATTACAAAAAAATATTTGGAAAGTAAAAATCTTGATTTAGAAATTATAGAGTTAAGCGGGGCAACAGAAATTGCACCATTTATAGGAGTTGCAGACCTTATAAGCGATTTAACTTCAACTGGAACAACGCTAAAATTAAACAGATTAAAACAAATAGATACAATAGTAAAATCCACCACACGACTAATAGCCAATAAAAAAAGCATGGTAGACGAAAATAAACGATTAAAAATAAATCAAATTACATCGGGAATAAAAAGTGTTCTTTATGCCCAGACAAAACGATTAATTATGATGAATGCCCCAAAGGATAAAGTAAATGAAATTAAACAAATTATTCCAGGCATGAGCGGACCTACAATATCAGAGGTATTATCAAATGATAAAGTAGTTGCCGTTAATGTTGTAGTTGATGAAAAACAGGTATTTAAAATAGTTTCAGAATTAGAATTAATAGGAGCAAAAGATATACTTGTGCTACCAATTGAAAGAATTTTATAA
- a CDS encoding TIGR00296 family protein produces MEKLSFEEGKFAVKFARINIECYLSGVHYVVDDLPPIFKKPRGVFTTLYTYPKRNLRGCIGIPEPVMPLIDALKEASISASVDDPRFPPVGRMELRDITIEISILTPPKLVEANSPADYLEKIKVGRDGLIIEYGTYRGLLLPQVPIEHNWDIGEYLANLCLKAGLPVDTWIKKKVNIYSFESQIFKELSPNGKIVEEK; encoded by the coding sequence ATGGAAAAATTATCATTTGAAGAAGGAAAATTTGCCGTTAAATTTGCACGAATAAATATTGAATGTTATCTTTCTGGGGTACATTATGTTGTCGATGACCTCCCTCCAATATTCAAAAAACCGCGGGGAGTTTTTACAACGCTATATACCTATCCAAAACGAAATTTAAGGGGCTGCATTGGAATACCTGAACCAGTTATGCCTTTAATCGATGCACTAAAAGAAGCCTCTATAAGTGCATCAGTTGATGACCCAAGATTTCCACCTGTGGGGAGAATGGAACTCCGGGATATTACAATAGAAATTAGTATACTAACACCCCCAAAATTAGTTGAAGCAAATAGTCCAGCAGACTATTTGGAAAAAATAAAAGTTGGAAGGGATGGACTTATTATTGAATATGGAACATATAGGGGGCTATTGTTGCCACAAGTTCCAATTGAACATAATTGGGATATAGGGGAATATTTGGCTAATTTATGTTTAAAGGCAGGTCTTCCAGTAGATACCTGGATTAAAAAAAAGGTAAATATATATTCATTTGAATCTCAAATATTTAAAGAATTATCTCCAAATGGAAAAATTGTGGAAGAAAAATAA
- a CDS encoding DHH family phosphoesterase, translated as MLTNMFKEENLIKYKSVVEKITNKIKNHDGLIRIITHNDADGLTSGAIIIKLLTRQNKKFHLSIVEQLSEDFINELGKENTINNIISKNESKGSDDHNNSNSVLYIFSDMGSGQINKILENNLNSIILDHHPTEINDIEIENILQLNPHIFKIDGSNEISASGVCYLVAREFGYYDLSVLAITGAIGDMQHLPFIGLNKFILNEGMEKQHINGILRDIIYNCYDISITDSILFSFNPYIKELKKREQIINLLNKYNIDPNKIYLDGEDKKNLEKALSSINPNYINELYVDRYIINHNEKDGHYLMELLNACGKNGNAQLGICTALGDENCIKEAKKLNYEYKLNIVEALNKLKLNHKDNFDYFFGEKGTTGLLAGLLAKDRPIMGINKDENYYKISSRGNHNLVSNGLNLTEVMKLTELFGGSGGGHSVASGGKIPIESLEEFLDWADDLIGEQLKNNM; from the coding sequence ATGCTAACAAATATGTTTAAAGAAGAAAATTTAATTAAATATAAATCTGTTGTGGAAAAAATAACCAACAAAATAAAAAATCATGATGGATTAATTAGAATTATAACCCATAATGATGCTGATGGGCTGACATCTGGGGCAATTATTATAAAGTTATTAACTCGCCAAAACAAAAAATTTCATTTATCTATTGTTGAACAACTTTCGGAGGATTTCATAAATGAATTGGGTAAAGAAAACACAATAAACAATATAATAAGCAAAAACGAAAGTAAAGGCAGTGATGACCACAATAACAGCAACAGTGTATTATATATATTTTCTGATATGGGTAGCGGTCAAATAAACAAAATACTTGAAAATAATTTGAACTCCATAATATTAGACCATCATCCCACAGAAATTAACGATATAGAAATAGAGAATATATTACAATTAAATCCCCATATTTTTAAAATAGATGGTTCAAATGAAATCTCTGCAAGTGGTGTTTGCTATTTGGTAGCACGGGAATTTGGATATTATGATTTAAGTGTTTTGGCCATTACAGGGGCAATCGGGGATATGCAACATCTCCCATTTATTGGATTAAATAAATTCATATTAAATGAAGGAATGGAAAAACAGCATATTAATGGAATTTTACGGGATATAATATATAATTGTTATGATATATCAATAACAGACAGTATATTATTCTCATTTAACCCATATATAAAAGAATTGAAAAAAAGAGAACAAATTATTAATCTATTAAATAAATACAATATTGACCCAAATAAAATATATTTGGACGGCGAGGATAAAAAGAACTTAGAAAAGGCATTAAGTAGCATAAATCCAAATTATATAAATGAACTATATGTTGATAGATACATAATAAACCACAACGAAAAAGATGGTCATTATTTGATGGAGCTCCTCAACGCCTGTGGTAAAAATGGCAATGCCCAATTGGGAATTTGCACGGCATTAGGTGATGAAAACTGCATAAAAGAGGCAAAAAAATTAAATTATGAATATAAATTAAATATTGTTGAAGCACTAAATAAATTAAAATTAAACCATAAAGACAATTTCGATTATTTCTTTGGGGAAAAGGGAACAACAGGACTATTGGCAGGACTATTGGCAAAAGATAGACCAATAATGGGCATAAATAAAGATGAGAATTATTATAAAATATCTTCAAGGGGAAACCATAATTTAGTTAGTAATGGATTAAATCTTACAGAAGTTATGAAATTAACGGAATTGTTTGGAGGTAGTGGGGGAGGTCATTCCGTGGCGTCCGGCGGTAAAATACCAATAGAATCTTTGGAGGAATTTTTAGATTGGGCTGATGATTTAATTGGAGAACAACTTAAAAATAATATGTAA
- a CDS encoding tetratricopeptide repeat protein: protein MNWEGYLKKGNEYKDKEDYDKAIEYYNEALKNYPYKFKWRIFINLGHCYYLKKDYDEAIKNYKEASKNDYPDKEKWIVCINLGQCYNSKKEYDKAIEYYKKGLRLGGKEIKKYGYNSAIISTYIELENIDDNDKRNEYFGSLVKIMGEIDNFKEELKVNNNKDNPIIAHYTKPHVITDMLKLKENKEEKENKEDKTPYFRLYEVCYMNDPEEGMTLKEIMEKEDEITQLYNIYEDENSKKDMKKENYTFLGSFIVGEGGNEKEYKDIDKLFLWRTYGKDGDKEEAKGICICINKEFFDQNSDNLSNYPMNINNNDNPSETILEYGENPDEFCLYKVIYEDTNELITVLKKIDKYAKDLDLKNNKIKKLLNRLLDELRYLVKSKHYTEEKEYRIIKRYNINKEIDINEINKNKIKIDYDIFSPRLYIEIEKDFTEYIDKIVLGPRLENKDSWKSYLNYKDIDVMESTCPFK from the coding sequence ATGAATTGGGAAGGGTATTTGAAAAAAGGAAATGAATATAAAGATAAGGAAGACTACGACAAAGCAATTGAATATTATAATGAAGCTTTAAAAAATTATCCATACAAATTTAAATGGCGTATTTTTATAAACTTAGGACATTGTTATTACTTAAAAAAAGACTACGACGAAGCAATTAAAAATTATAAGGAAGCCTCAAAAAACGATTATCCAGATAAAGAGAAATGGATTGTTTGTATAAACTTAGGACAGTGTTATAATTCAAAAAAAGAATATGACAAAGCAATTGAATATTATAAAAAGGGATTAAGGCTAGGTGGCAAAGAAATTAAAAAATATGGGTACAATAGTGCTATAATTTCAACATATATAGAACTTGAAAATATAGATGATAATGATAAAAGAAATGAATATTTTGGGTCATTAGTTAAAATTATGGGGGAAATAGACAACTTCAAAGAAGAACTTAAAGTAAATAATAATAAAGATAATCCGATTATTGCACATTATACAAAACCACATGTTATTACAGATATGTTAAAATTAAAAGAAAATAAAGAAGAAAAAGAAAATAAAGAAGATAAAACGCCTTATTTTAGATTGTATGAAGTTTGTTATATGAATGACCCAGAAGAAGGAATGACATTAAAAGAAATAATGGAGAAAGAAGATGAAATAACACAACTATATAATATATACGAAGATGAGAATAGTAAAAAGGATATGAAAAAAGAAAATTACACATTCTTAGGTAGTTTTATTGTAGGGGAAGGAGGTAATGAAAAAGAATATAAAGATATTGATAAATTATTTTTATGGAGAACTTATGGAAAAGATGGCGATAAAGAAGAGGCAAAAGGTATTTGCATCTGTATTAATAAAGAATTCTTTGACCAAAACTCCGATAATTTATCAAATTATCCTATGAATATTAATAATAACGACAATCCGTCTGAAACTATTCTTGAATATGGGGAAAATCCTGATGAATTTTGTTTATATAAAGTAATTTATGAAGATACTAATGAATTAATTACCGTTTTGAAGAAAATTGATAAATATGCCAAAGATTTAGATTTAAAAAACAATAAAATCAAAAAATTATTAAATAGATTATTGGACGAACTTAGATATTTAGTAAAATCTAAACACTACACAGAAGAAAAAGAATATAGAATTATAAAAAGATATAATATAAATAAAGAAATAGATATAAATGAAATAAATAAAAATAAAATAAAAATAGATTACGATATATTCTCCCCAAGATTATATATTGAAATAGAAAAAGATTTCACAGAATACATCGATAAAATTGTATTGGGTCCAAGACTGGAAAATAAAGATTCGTGGAAATCATATTTAAATTATAAGGATATAGATGTTATGGAATCAACATGCCCATTTAAATAA
- the hisB gene encoding imidazoleglycerol-phosphate dehydratase HisB, translating to MRVFEVERTTNETNIKLRLNIDGTGNYEITTKIPFFDHILSSFVKHGSFDLSLIAEGDLEIDDHHTVEDVGICLGMAMNKIEKKNIKRFGHAIVPMDEARAMVSIDLGGRPFVVGNYIPKRDKVGELSTENIVHFFESMANNGNMNIHFEVIGENEHHKIEALFKAFGIALDNATQIDERKGIISTKGVI from the coding sequence TTGCGAGTTTTTGAAGTGGAGAGGACAACAAATGAAACAAATATAAAATTAAGATTAAACATAGATGGGACTGGAAATTATGAAATAACTACCAAAATCCCTTTTTTCGACCATATTTTATCCTCATTTGTAAAACATGGTTCTTTTGATTTATCTCTAATTGCTGAGGGAGATTTGGAAATTGATGACCATCATACCGTTGAAGATGTTGGTATATGTTTAGGAATGGCAATGAATAAAATTGAGAAGAAGAATATAAAGAGATTTGGACATGCCATTGTTCCGATGGACGAAGCAAGAGCTATGGTTTCTATTGATTTGGGGGGGCGTCCTTTTGTAGTAGGAAATTATATTCCAAAGAGGGATAAAGTTGGAGAACTCTCCACCGAAAATATAGTTCATTTCTTTGAGTCAATGGCAAACAATGGAAATATGAATATACATTTTGAAGTAATTGGAGAGAACGAACACCACAAAATAGAGGCACTTTTTAAGGCTTTTGGGATTGCATTGGATAATGCAACTCAAATTGACGAAAGAAAAGGAATAATTAGCACAAAAGGAGTTATATAA
- a CDS encoding bis-aminopropyl spermidine synthase family protein, with protein sequence MKVIGKMGPSQKNQNNEQNSPLEFKTLLSKIANDTKIAEGAPAIEDILRCIYRNQPISTKRISQYTKLPLPIISKVRTILERNRILKRDKKGAIYSEEGLKLIEKNLKFKMPYDLKCPTCNGRSIILDDYFGAILKKHKIHSKNRPTVNTSIDQSYATPETATHRAAFMADRGDLEGKRILFVGDDDLTSIPTALSGLCEEVVVMDIDDRLLNLIKNISDKENLNIKTIKHDFRNSIKEEYKNSFDVVFTDPPYTIEGLKLFLARGVEALGKEGALYLAFSHKPINEYLELQKILLNTGFVIYELIPGFNKYEGSEIIGNTTFLARLIGRNLNFNEKIDLNKLYTGEVKPVIRHYKCMNCGELHKIDGKSVRIENLVCKCGGAKFKMIKREKI encoded by the coding sequence ATGAAAGTAATAGGAAAAATGGGACCCTCCCAAAAAAATCAAAACAACGAACAAAACTCACCACTTGAATTTAAAACACTGTTAAGTAAAATAGCAAATGATACAAAAATAGCCGAGGGAGCTCCCGCAATAGAGGATATATTAAGGTGCATATATAGAAATCAACCAATATCTACAAAAAGAATATCCCAATATACAAAATTGCCATTGCCAATTATCTCAAAAGTGAGAACCATATTGGAGAGAAACAGAATTTTAAAAAGAGATAAAAAAGGGGCAATTTATTCTGAAGAGGGACTAAAATTAATTGAAAAGAATTTAAAATTTAAAATGCCCTATGATTTAAAATGCCCTACATGCAATGGAAGAAGTATAATTCTTGATGATTATTTTGGGGCTATTCTTAAAAAGCATAAAATACACTCAAAAAATAGACCGACCGTAAATACTTCAATTGACCAATCATACGCCACACCAGAAACAGCAACACATAGAGCCGCCTTTATGGCAGATAGGGGAGATTTGGAGGGAAAAAGAATATTATTTGTTGGAGATGATGATTTAACCTCTATACCTACGGCATTAAGTGGATTATGTGAGGAAGTTGTGGTAATGGATATAGACGATAGATTATTAAATTTAATAAAAAATATATCTGATAAAGAAAATTTAAATATTAAAACCATTAAACATGATTTTAGAAATAGCATAAAAGAGGAGTATAAAAATAGCTTTGATGTAGTTTTTACAGACCCGCCATATACTATTGAAGGATTAAAATTATTTTTAGCCCGTGGAGTGGAAGCACTTGGAAAAGAAGGAGCGTTATATTTGGCATTTTCCCACAAACCAATTAATGAATATTTGGAGCTCCAAAAAATATTACTAAATACAGGTTTTGTAATTTATGAGCTCATACCGGGATTTAATAAATATGAAGGTTCGGAAATTATTGGAAATACTACCTTTTTAGCTCGGTTAATTGGTAGAAATTTGAATTTTAATGAAAAAATTGATTTAAATAAATTATATACTGGTGAAGTAAAACCTGTGATTAGACATTACAAATGTATGAATTGTGGGGAGCTCCATAAGATAGATGGTAAATCTGTTAGAATAGAAAATTTAGTTTGTAAATGTGGGGGA